The following proteins come from a genomic window of Candidatus Sulfotelmatobacter sp.:
- a CDS encoding metal-dependent hydrolase codes for MPQLNRGFTLTWLGHGTFKLRTRGAKTVLVDPWVEGNPACPRDQKTLDGIDVMAITHGHGDHMSDAVTLAKKFKPSIVCNFEIHLYLQKKGVSQSLPMNKGGTLEVEGIKFTMVHAAHSSGIEDGGQVIYGGEACGYVITLEDGTRILFCGDTGPHADMPMIAELYQPEIAIVPIGDLYTMGPREAAWAVRALGARYVVPAHHSTFPALTGTPEMLREELKKLGVKAEVVSMRPGESLS; via the coding sequence ATGCCGCAGCTCAATCGCGGTTTCACGCTGACCTGGCTGGGCCACGGTACCTTCAAGCTGCGCACGCGCGGCGCGAAAACCGTGCTCGTCGATCCCTGGGTCGAGGGCAATCCCGCCTGCCCGCGCGACCAGAAAACGCTCGACGGGATCGACGTGATGGCGATCACTCATGGCCACGGCGATCATATGAGCGATGCCGTGACGCTGGCCAAGAAATTCAAGCCTTCGATCGTCTGCAACTTCGAGATCCATCTCTATCTGCAGAAGAAGGGCGTGTCGCAGTCGCTGCCGATGAATAAGGGCGGCACCCTGGAGGTCGAGGGCATCAAGTTCACCATGGTGCACGCGGCCCACTCGAGCGGCATCGAAGACGGTGGCCAGGTGATCTATGGCGGCGAAGCCTGCGGCTACGTCATCACGCTCGAAGACGGCACTCGCATTCTGTTTTGCGGCGACACCGGGCCGCACGCGGACATGCCGATGATCGCCGAGCTCTACCAGCCCGAGATCGCGATCGTGCCGATCGGTGACCTTTACACCATGGGGCCGCGCGAGGCGGCGTGGGCAGTGCGCGCGCTCGGCGCGAGATACGTGGTGCCCGCCCATCACAGCACCTTTCCGGCGCTGACCGGAACTCCCGAGATGTTGCGCGAGGAGCTGAAGAAGCTCGGGGTCAAGGCCGAAGTCGTGTCCATGAGGCCGGGGGAGAGCCTGAGCTAG